The region TTTATTTGAAATGGATAAAGTAAGAGTACGTTTTGCTCCAAGTCCAACAGGACCTTTACATTTAGGAGGCGTAAGAACTGCATTATATGATTATCTTTTTGCCAAAAATCAGGGTGGTGAATTTGTATTAAGAATTGAAGATACAGATACCGCAAGATATGTGGAAGGCGCAGAGGAATATATAGAAGAAGCCCTTGAATGGTGTGGAATCATCGCTGATGAAAGTCCTAAAAAAGGAGGAAAATTTGCTCCATACAGACAATCTGAAAGAAGAGATATTTATGACAGATATACAGAGCAGATCTTAAAAACAGATTATGCTTATATCGCTTTTGACACGGCTGAAGAATTGGATGCCATTCGTGCTGAATATGAAGCAAGAGGTGATATTTTCTCTTACGACAACAAAACAAGGAATCGTTTAAAAAATAGTCTTACCCTTTCTGAAGAGGATGTTCAGAAACTATTGGATGAAAAAACGCCATATGTGGTAAGGTTCAAAATGCCGGTTGACAGAACTTTAAATCTTGAGGATATCATCCGCGGAAAATCATCTGTTAATACAAATACTTTAGATGATAAAGTTTTGGTGAAAAACGACGGAATGCCAACTTACCATTTTGCCAATATCATTGATGACCACGAAATGGAAATTTCTCACGTGATCCGCGGTGAAGAATGGCTGCCTTCTTTAGGTTTACATACATTATTATATGAAGCGATGGGGTGGAAAGCACCTCAGTTTGCCCATCTTTCTTTGATTTTAAAACCTGAAGGAAAAGGAAAATTAAGCAAAAGAGACGGTGACAAATTCGGCTTCCCAGTTTTCCCTTTGAACTTTACAGATCCTGTAACTGGAAATATTTCTAAAGGATACAGAGAAAGCGGATATCTTCCGGAAGCGTTCATCAACATGGTTGCTCTATTGGGTTGGTCGCCTGCCGATGATAAAGAAATTTTATCATTAGATGAAATGGCAAAAGAATTTGACTTAAATAAAGTTCATAAAGCTGGGGCAAGATTCAGCAAGGAAAAAGCAGAATGGTTTAATCATCAGTATATACAGAGAACATCTGACGAAAATTTATTGAATATTCTTAAAAATTCAGATTTAAACTTTAATCTTTCTGATGAAAAATTATTGAAAGTAATTCACCTGATGAAAGAAAGAGCAACTTTCCCGAAAGATATCTATGAAAACGGTAAGTTCTTCTTTGAAGCTCCGACATCTTATGATGAAAAAGCATCTAAAAAAGCCTGGAATGAGGAAACCTCTGCTATTCTAGGAGAATTGTCTACAAATTTAGAGGGAGCAGATTTCAATGCTGAAAACCTTAAGCAGACTGTTCATGACTTCGCTGAGAATAAAGGATTGGGAATGGGTAAAGTAATGATGCCTTTGCGTTTAGCGTTGGTAGGAGAATTGAAAGGACCTGATGTTCCGGACATCATGGAACTTCTTGGAAAAGAGGAAACTACCCTTAGAATAAGCAATGCTATAAATAATTTTAAATAAAATTACCATAATTTTTCATACATTTGAAAGATTTAATTTACTTCAAGAAATGGAATATTTAAGTTTCGAACTCCCTATAAAAGAATTAATGGATCAATATCAAACTTGTTCTTTAGTAGGAGAAGAAAGTGGTGTTGATGTAAAATTAGCATGCAGCCAAATTGAGGATAAGATTTTAGAAAAGAAAAAAGAAATCTACGGAAATCTTACTCCTTGGGAAAGAGTACAACTTTCTCGCCACCCGAATCGTCCTTATGCCTTAGACTATATCAATGGAATGGCAGACAAGGGCAGTTTTTTAGAACTTCATGGTGATAGAAATTTTGCTGATGACCCTGCAATGGTGGGTGGTTTAATCACTCTTGACGGTCAAAGAGTAATGATTATTGGGACTCAAAAAGGCAGAACAACCAAGGAAAGACAACACAGAAGGTTTGGAATGCCAAATCCTGAAGGATACAGAAAGGCTTTACGATTGATGAAGCTTGCTGAGAAATTCCAGATTCCCATTGTAACTTTAGTAGATACACCAGGAGCTTATCCAGGTTTGGAAGCTGAAGAAAGAGGACAAGGTGAAGCCATTGCAAGAAACATTTTCGAAATGGTTCAGCTTAAAACTCCGATCTTTACTTATATTATTGGTGAAGGAGCCAGTGGTGGTGCATTAGGAATTGGTGTAGGAAACAAGGTTTACATGTTGGAAAATACCTGGTATACAGTAATTGCACCTGAAAGCTGTTCTTCAATTCTTTGGAGAAACTGGGATCACAAAGAAGATGCTGCAAATGCACTGAATCTTACCCCAAAAGATGCTTTAAGAGAAAAATTCATTGATGCTATTATTGAAGAACCACTTGGAGGAGCTCATTATGATCCGGAAACGACTTTCCTGAATTTGAAAAATTCAATTTTACAGAATATCAAAGCGTTTTCAAAATTCACAGGACAAGAACTTGAAACCCAGAGACAGGATAAATTCATTGCAATGGGACAATTCAAAGGTTAAAATATAAAAACGGTTAAGAAAAATCTTAACCGTTTTTTATTTATCGTTCTTTCTTACTTAAGTTTTATTCTCCTATATTTAAAGCAATCTCAATATCTTTATCTATTTTCTTTGCAGTCGTGTATGGTGAGTCGCATACTTTAGTAGACAGCTGATAATCTCCTTTATCTACCATAACATAATTTTCACTTTTTGCAGGAATAATTAAATTATAGTTTTTCTTACCGCTTATTTTCATCTCCATATTACATTTCGATTTATTTTTAACGTTTACATACGCTTCTTTATCACTAATGTCATTATTAAAAAGATGTGTTAACAAGGCCGCTGTTTTCTTTCCGTGTTCGTCCGGTTCTGATTTTTTACTCGTCCCACCTACGCTTGCATAATTTACCGTTCTTGACGGAGCAGCAGATTTAAGACTTGTATTGGATGCTAATGATTTATTCATATCCGATTTCGGAGCTACTTTTTCTTTTGCTACAGACGCTATCATAGGCTTAGATTCAGCAGCAGAAGGTGTAGCCATAATAATATCCATTAGTTTTCTTTTGAAATGATCTGTTTTAGGATGATTGGGATTCTGTTTCAAAAATCCTGCAATCACTCTGGCTTCACTGCTATTCTCGGCATCGGTCTCTGTATAGATAATAGCCGTTTCTTTTTCAACAACTGCTTTAGTTTTGGTTTTCTTTTTTTGAGAAAAGCCTAAAGAAAAAATACATAAAAGTATAAGAAGAACTATTTTTTTCATTAACGAAATATTTAAAAAATTATTAAATAACTAAATAACGTGAAAAGTCATTTTTTAGTTTATCATTAAAATCATTATCTTTGCACTGCTCAAAAATAAACTAAAATTTAATACGAATCTTTAAATAAAAAAATAATAGATATTATGTCTTATACACCAGCTGCTGCAGACGTAGCAAAATTAAGAAACCAAACAGGTGCAGGTATGATGGACTGCAAGAAAGCTCTAGTTGAAGCTGAAGGAGACTTCGAAAAAGCGGTAGACATCCTTAGAAAAAAAGGACAAAAAGTCGCTGCTAACAGAGCTGACAGAGAATCTACTGAAGGTGCGGTAATCGCAAGAGTAAATGAAGATAACACTTTAGGTGCTATTATTTCATTAAACTGCGAGACTGACTTCGTTGGTAAAAACGAAGCTTTCATCGAGCTAGCTTACGAATTAGCTGAAATGGCAATCTTCGCTGCTACTAAAGAAGAATTGTTGGCTACAGATTTCCACGGAATGACTGTTGCTGATAAATTAATTGAGCAAACAGGTGTTATCGGTGAAAAAATCGAGATCGGTACATTCGAAAGAATCGAAGGACCATTCCTAGGAGCTTACATCCACGCTGGAAACAAAATCGCTGCAATCACTTCGCTTTCTGCAAAAGTAGACGGAGCTGACGAAGTTGCAAAATCTGTTTCTATGCAGGCTGCTGCAATGAACCCAATCGCTCTTGACGAAACTAAAGTTTCTCAGGAAACTATCGATAAAGAATTGGAAATTGAAAGACACAAACTTACTGAAGAAGGTAAGCCTGCGAACATCATCGACAATATCTTGAAAGGTAAAATGCAGAGATTCTACAAAGACAACACTTTGGTACACCAGGATTTCATCAAAGACAGCTCTATTTCAGTTGCTGACTATGTGAAGTCTGTAAATGCTGATCTTAAAGTAACAGGATTTATCAGAGTTAGTTTATAATCTTTTTAAGATTTAAAATATGGGTCCCGGTGATTTTTTTCATCGGGATTTTTTTTATTTCACAATTACATGATTTTATTATTTATTAAATAATCATTAAATATTTAATAATATCAACCATCCCAACAATCACAGTTGAAATTTTATGTAAAAAATTGATTTTTAATACTTACATTTGCATCCCTTATTGAAAAAAATGAAAAAATTTCTATTAACCATTTGTACATTTCTTTGTTTATTCTTTAATGCTCAGCTTGATACAGATCATTGGTTTGCTCCAATGGCTTCAAAAGCAGGTTCAAGCGGACTGAGCGGTTATTTATATCTGTCAACCAACGAAACCACTCCGTTTCCTGTACAGATTTATAATAATAACACACTCTTTACTACCGTACAGGTAAGCAAAGGAAATCCGGTTCAGGTAAGCATTCCGAATAATTTTCTGATTACAACCAATCAAACACTCTTATTTACTCCCAATTCTATGGGAATGTATGTAAAAGGTTCAAAAAAATTCTTTGCCAATTATCGGTTTTCTTTACAAAATCATGCTGAAATTATCACCTCAAAAGGTTTAGCCGGATTAGGAACCAAATTTTACGCGGGAGTAGCACCTATGACAGGTACAGCTAATTATGTAAATGCTACCATAGGGATTACTGCAACTGAAGACAATACTTCGGTAGTAGTTTCAGGATACAACTCCAACGTTGTTTTTTCTGATGGAAGCTCCTCTCCTACTAAAACATTTACGCTCAACAAAGGACAGTCTTATATTTTAGATGCAGTAAGTTCGGACTCACCCTATAATTTAGTTGGTCTTGTAGGAGCTAAAATAGAATCTACAAAACCTATTTCTGTTACCAATGGAAATTTCAACGGGATATATACCAATTTAAATTCCACCAACAATGATGTTCTTATGGACCAGGCTGTTCCCGTAGACAGATTAGGAAAGGATTTCGTATTGGTAAAAGGTAATGGAAATATTATTTATCAAATGGAAACGGCTCTTTTGATTGCCACTCAAGATAATACCCAAATTTCATTAAACGGAGTAAACACCGGAATCACTCTGAATGCAGGGCAATATTTTATGGTTCCGAGCAGTAATTACATCAACCAGGGTAATGGAAATTATAATATGGGAATTTCCACTACCAAAAATGTGTATGTCTATCAATTATTAGCAGGAATCACGGGAAGCTCTTCTGTCAATGAATATGCGACCGGTGGTATGAATTTCATCCCTCCTCTAAGTTGTTTTATGCCTAATAAAGTTGACGAAATTGGATTTATCAACCAAATTGGAGCCCAAACCTACAACACAAAACTTAACATCATTACCCAAACAGGAGCAACGGTAACATACAACAATAATCCTATTGCAGCCGCAAACGGTCCTTATCCTGTAACAGGAAACCCGAACTGGGTAACCTACTCTATTCCGAATGTTTCAGGAACTATTACGGTAAGTTCTACCAAATCTGTAACGGCCGGAATTGCTGCAGGAAGTGGAGCAGTAGGATACGGAGGGTATTTTGCAGGTTTTTCATCGGTTCCGGTAATTTCTAAGACAGGAGATTGTTATTTAGGGATCTTATTACAGGTGGATAATACCTATGACAGCTATCAGTGGTATCTTAACGGTAATATTATTGCAGGAGCAACTTCTTATTCTATCAATCCTGAATTATATGGAGCTGGAAACTACACTTGTTTAGTTACAAAAAACAATTGCGAATCCAGGCTGACCACTGTATATAATTACACACTTTGCCCTCCAATCACAACGACAACCTACAATATCGGATCTTGTAATACGAAAACGATTATTCCTGCGTTTACGAACTCTACACAAAATATAGTTCCTGCAAATACGGCGATTATTTCTGCCCCAACTTCAGGAACAGCCACTGTGAATCCTACAACAGGTCAAATCACTTATACTCCTAATGCCGGATTAACAGCAAATACAACAGATTCTTTTATCTACTATATACAAGGAAACGGTAACCCTGCAGATTTTGAATATTTTAAAATTATTATCAATACCAATGTATTACAGGTAAACAATGCTTCGTTGTCTTCTTGTGCAGATGCAAACGGAAACGGAACATTCAACCTTACTACAGCTAACGTATCTTCTGATCCCGGAATTACTGTTACTTATTTTACCAATGCTAACCTGACAGGACAAATTACAACTCCAGCAACCTATACAGGACCTGCCGGAACAGTGTATGCTAATGTCACTTCGCAGTATGGGTGTTCAAAGGTAGCACAGATTGCTTTAACCATCAATCCTTCTCCTAATATTAATACGGCTAATTTTAACGCTACATTATGTGATGATAATTTTGACGGAATCGTCAATGTAAACTTTGCGAATATCACACCACAAATCGTTAATAACTCAGCCAGCTTTACTGTAAGATATTATTTGGTTCAGGCAGATGCCAATGCAGGAAATGCCAATACACTCCCTACAAACTGGACATACACCACCAACACTACAGTTTATGTAAGAGTAGATGCCCCTACGGGAACATGTACAACGGCTTTTGGCCAAATCAATTTTAAAGTCGGCAACAGGCTTACCTTACTTAATAACAATATCAGTGTTGATATTTGTGATAATAATCTTGACGGCTCTGAAACAGCCAATTTGAATGATTATAAAAATCAGTTTACAGCAGATCCATCCGTAACTTTAAGTTTTCATTCTACTTTAGCTGATGCACAAAATGGTGTTAATGCCATCCCTGCATCCCAGGTTATTACTTCTGCGAACACATTCTATATTAGATTCCAAAGTTCTACAGAATGTCCGAATACTGCAGTTTTAAATATTAAGTTAAAATCACCAAAAAAATCAGGTACACTTACTGACCAAGTTATCTGTTCAAACGAAAAAGCAACACTTAATGCCGGAACAGGTTTCACATCATATCTTTGGAGTACAGGAGCAAATACTCAAAGTATTACAGTCGGAACGGGTACTTACTATGTAGATTTAGGATTTAATGGATGTGTTTATCGCCAAACGGTAAATGTCACAACCGCACAGGCTCCAACGATAACAAGAATTGAAACCTCAGGCCCTACAGCTACTATTTATGTTACCGGAGGAACTCCTCCTTACCAGTATTCTTTAAATGGAATTGATTATCAAACCTCCAATATTTTCACCGGATTATCAAGAGGTCCACATAAAGTTTATGTACTGGGGAAAGACGGATGCCAACCGACAATAAAAGATTTCCTGATTATAAATCTTATCAATGCCATTACTCCAAACGGAGACGGTCATAATGATTCTTTAAATTATTCAGATTTAAGAATTAAACAAAATGTTTCCATTGAAGTGGTGGACAGATACGGCGCACTTGTTTATAAATCATCAGACAATAATTATATCTGGGATGGAAAATCAGGAGGAAGAGTACTTCCTACCGGAACTTACTGGTATATTTTAAAATGGACTGAGCCGGATACTAAATTGCCTGTTTCCTACTCGGGATGGATATTGATAAAAAACAGACAATAATTATTCGAATAACCTATAACATCATAACAGCTTCCTTGGAGGCTGTTTTTTTATTCAAATCATTCATAAAACACTATCCATAGCAATAATAAATGGAAAATCAAGATAAAACTAAATTCCAATTAATTATTTCACTAAATGAAGATATTTTCATATTTTTAAAAACTAAATTCAAAATTTAACCATGAAAAAAACAATTTTATTCTTGTTTCTGACATTTATAATGTCTTTGAATGCTTTGAGAGCACAAAACGGAGGATCCGACTACATTATTGTCTTAGATAATGGAAGCTCTATGTCAACACAACGTTTTACATCAATGAAGCTGGGAGCTACCAAACTGATTCAGCAGTTATTGTCATGTAACCCTTTAAACAGAGTAGCTGTAGTACATTATGGTACTGGAATTTACAATGCAAGCAATACCAGCTATAGCCCGAAAATCTACATCGAGTCTGATTTCTCAAACAATACTTTTACGACACTGCAGATTGAGAGGAGGCTTGATAACGGAGACCATTTTCATGAAGCCCTGGCTATTATTGGCAATGCCCTGGATGGAGTTTCCAATACAGAAATTGTAAGCCCGCAGACAACATTAAACAACGATCCTTCGAATCCATTAAAAGTAGTATTATTTGCCGATGCTGAAAGGAATACAGGAAACCTAAGCTTTGGTTCTTACCTTGTCAACTACGATTACCCTACTCCCAACATGCCTGAAGCTTTTAAATATGTAACCGATTTTAAAATTAATAGAAATGCAAAGTTTGCGGTCATCCATATAAGTCCAGACACCCCAGCTACAGAAGCTGCAGCATCTATTTCTAGCCAGGGAGGATCTTACAGCGGAACCGTGGAAACAAATATTGACGATCCCGATTACGGATCCCCAACAAGACTTTACTTCCCAAGAACAAGCTTCGATATGTCTTCATCAGAAGTCGATTACTGGGCACGTTTAGCAACTCAGATTTGTGATACTTCAGGATGGGGAGGTGTCAATTTTAAATATGAACCCAATGGATGTGGAACAGACTTGGTTCAAACCATTTCCGGAAGCTATTCATTACCAGCCGGAGCCACTTTTTCACAGTTTAAATTAGTGGCAAGAGATATTGTTACAGGTCAGGATTATGGGGTTAATTTTAATCCGACAATGACATCTCCTACCGATTTTTATTATGCGCTACAACCTTCGGATTTCAGTTTTCCAGGAATTACAGATGCTAAATTTGTATTTATTTTGGGATTTCAGTATAATTATCAAGGAGGTACTTATGATGTGGCAAGCTGGAACGGATATCCTTATTTTGACTATGATCTTTTACTGACTACATTACCTAATTGCGGAATGAGACAGGCCACACCTTCTGCTTTAGCAATCAATGAAAACTCAATACAGATTACTCCCAACCCTACAAGCGGTGCCATTAAAGTTATTTTAGATCAAAAGAAGATTGAATCTGGAAAAGTTCAAATCATAGATCTTAGCGGAAAAACAGTATATAGTAAAGAATTTAGAGCGCAAAATACTGTAGACATTGATATTCACTCACAAAAAGAAGGCGTGTATATTATAAAAATAGTCTCTGATAAAAATGAAGTATTCGTGGAAAAGGTGATCAAGAAATAGGTATATTATTAAAATAAATTGATATCAATCTAATAAAATTCAAATCCGGGGAAATATTTCTCCGGTTTTTTTGTCAAAATTCATATATATATTAATGCAAAAAGCAAATTAAAAATACAGAAAAAGAACTTGGAAAAGTCTTTTAATACAGCTAATCATCAAAAAAAAGACTTTCATAGTCCGCAAAGAAAAACAACACTTTTCATTTTCCATATAAATTTCAATAAAAATCTGAATATTATTTTTAATTATTATTTATTATTCATAAACAATATTCAAAATAA is a window of Candidatus Chryseobacterium colombiense DNA encoding:
- the gltX gene encoding glutamate--tRNA ligase, translated to MDKVRVRFAPSPTGPLHLGGVRTALYDYLFAKNQGGEFVLRIEDTDTARYVEGAEEYIEEALEWCGIIADESPKKGGKFAPYRQSERRDIYDRYTEQILKTDYAYIAFDTAEELDAIRAEYEARGDIFSYDNKTRNRLKNSLTLSEEDVQKLLDEKTPYVVRFKMPVDRTLNLEDIIRGKSSVNTNTLDDKVLVKNDGMPTYHFANIIDDHEMEISHVIRGEEWLPSLGLHTLLYEAMGWKAPQFAHLSLILKPEGKGKLSKRDGDKFGFPVFPLNFTDPVTGNISKGYRESGYLPEAFINMVALLGWSPADDKEILSLDEMAKEFDLNKVHKAGARFSKEKAEWFNHQYIQRTSDENLLNILKNSDLNFNLSDEKLLKVIHLMKERATFPKDIYENGKFFFEAPTSYDEKASKKAWNEETSAILGELSTNLEGADFNAENLKQTVHDFAENKGLGMGKVMMPLRLALVGELKGPDVPDIMELLGKEETTLRISNAINNFK
- a CDS encoding acetyl-CoA carboxylase carboxyltransferase subunit alpha produces the protein MEYLSFELPIKELMDQYQTCSLVGEESGVDVKLACSQIEDKILEKKKEIYGNLTPWERVQLSRHPNRPYALDYINGMADKGSFLELHGDRNFADDPAMVGGLITLDGQRVMIIGTQKGRTTKERQHRRFGMPNPEGYRKALRLMKLAEKFQIPIVTLVDTPGAYPGLEAEERGQGEAIARNIFEMVQLKTPIFTYIIGEGASGGALGIGVGNKVYMLENTWYTVIAPESCSSILWRNWDHKEDAANALNLTPKDALREKFIDAIIEEPLGGAHYDPETTFLNLKNSILQNIKAFSKFTGQELETQRQDKFIAMGQFKG
- the tsf gene encoding translation elongation factor Ts, giving the protein MSYTPAAADVAKLRNQTGAGMMDCKKALVEAEGDFEKAVDILRKKGQKVAANRADRESTEGAVIARVNEDNTLGAIISLNCETDFVGKNEAFIELAYELAEMAIFAATKEELLATDFHGMTVADKLIEQTGVIGEKIEIGTFERIEGPFLGAYIHAGNKIAAITSLSAKVDGADEVAKSVSMQAAAMNPIALDETKVSQETIDKELEIERHKLTEEGKPANIIDNILKGKMQRFYKDNTLVHQDFIKDSSISVADYVKSVNADLKVTGFIRVSL
- a CDS encoding gliding motility-associated C-terminal domain-containing protein — its product is MKKFLLTICTFLCLFFNAQLDTDHWFAPMASKAGSSGLSGYLYLSTNETTPFPVQIYNNNTLFTTVQVSKGNPVQVSIPNNFLITTNQTLLFTPNSMGMYVKGSKKFFANYRFSLQNHAEIITSKGLAGLGTKFYAGVAPMTGTANYVNATIGITATEDNTSVVVSGYNSNVVFSDGSSSPTKTFTLNKGQSYILDAVSSDSPYNLVGLVGAKIESTKPISVTNGNFNGIYTNLNSTNNDVLMDQAVPVDRLGKDFVLVKGNGNIIYQMETALLIATQDNTQISLNGVNTGITLNAGQYFMVPSSNYINQGNGNYNMGISTTKNVYVYQLLAGITGSSSVNEYATGGMNFIPPLSCFMPNKVDEIGFINQIGAQTYNTKLNIITQTGATVTYNNNPIAAANGPYPVTGNPNWVTYSIPNVSGTITVSSTKSVTAGIAAGSGAVGYGGYFAGFSSVPVISKTGDCYLGILLQVDNTYDSYQWYLNGNIIAGATSYSINPELYGAGNYTCLVTKNNCESRLTTVYNYTLCPPITTTTYNIGSCNTKTIIPAFTNSTQNIVPANTAIISAPTSGTATVNPTTGQITYTPNAGLTANTTDSFIYYIQGNGNPADFEYFKIIINTNVLQVNNASLSSCADANGNGTFNLTTANVSSDPGITVTYFTNANLTGQITTPATYTGPAGTVYANVTSQYGCSKVAQIALTINPSPNINTANFNATLCDDNFDGIVNVNFANITPQIVNNSASFTVRYYLVQADANAGNANTLPTNWTYTTNTTVYVRVDAPTGTCTTAFGQINFKVGNRLTLLNNNISVDICDNNLDGSETANLNDYKNQFTADPSVTLSFHSTLADAQNGVNAIPASQVITSANTFYIRFQSSTECPNTAVLNIKLKSPKKSGTLTDQVICSNEKATLNAGTGFTSYLWSTGANTQSITVGTGTYYVDLGFNGCVYRQTVNVTTAQAPTITRIETSGPTATIYVTGGTPPYQYSLNGIDYQTSNIFTGLSRGPHKVYVLGKDGCQPTIKDFLIINLINAITPNGDGHNDSLNYSDLRIKQNVSIEVVDRYGALVYKSSDNNYIWDGKSGGRVLPTGTYWYILKWTEPDTKLPVSYSGWILIKNRQ
- a CDS encoding T9SS type A sorting domain-containing protein; its protein translation is MKKTILFLFLTFIMSLNALRAQNGGSDYIIVLDNGSSMSTQRFTSMKLGATKLIQQLLSCNPLNRVAVVHYGTGIYNASNTSYSPKIYIESDFSNNTFTTLQIERRLDNGDHFHEALAIIGNALDGVSNTEIVSPQTTLNNDPSNPLKVVLFADAERNTGNLSFGSYLVNYDYPTPNMPEAFKYVTDFKINRNAKFAVIHISPDTPATEAAASISSQGGSYSGTVETNIDDPDYGSPTRLYFPRTSFDMSSSEVDYWARLATQICDTSGWGGVNFKYEPNGCGTDLVQTISGSYSLPAGATFSQFKLVARDIVTGQDYGVNFNPTMTSPTDFYYALQPSDFSFPGITDAKFVFILGFQYNYQGGTYDVASWNGYPYFDYDLLLTTLPNCGMRQATPSALAINENSIQITPNPTSGAIKVILDQKKIESGKVQIIDLSGKTVYSKEFRAQNTVDIDIHSQKEGVYIIKIVSDKNEVFVEKVIKK